The stretch of DNA ACATCATAACAattgttaaaaagaaaaaggcacGTACCTTGTTTTGTGCAAGTACAAGATCAACATCCGTGTAAGACCACAATCTACTTCGCCTGCTAGGATCATCACGAGACTCTTGAATTACAATATGTTTGCCCATATCTTGAAGCAGATCATGCATCCCCAACATATCGGCATACTTATCATCATTTATTATACTGAGCaaagatttatttattaaagcagAAATGCTTGCTTCAGCATGATAACCACACCTTCTCAATATATTTGTTGCATAATCTTTCTCACGTCCTTTGAAAAAGCAAGCAATATCTAAAAAGATATTCTTTTCCGAATGATCTAAACCATCATAActtattttcaatgtattaaaaattttgtcatGAGGAAAGCTCTTTATTTTCTCAATAGCACTGCGCCAAACATCAATGGTTTGTCCACAAAGATGGGAACCCAATACTACGAGTGCCAAGGGAAGACCATCACAATACTCAACCACTTCTTTGGACAAATCCATATACCCTTCTTCAGGTTTTGGCCTTTTAAAAGCTTTCAAACAAAAGAGTTCAAGTGCTTCATTTTGCTCTAACCCTTCAACCTTACAAATTCTGTTGACTGCTCCGTGCACTTCTAGTACATGTTTATCTCTAGTTGTGATTATTATTCTGCTTCCAGGACCAAACCAATCTTGCTCACCAGCCAAATTCTCCAATAAGCCTCCATCGTCTACATCATCGAGAACTAGAAGGACCTTCTTGTGGCACAAAGAGTCACAAATAATAGCTTTTCCCTCAAACTCATCGTGGAAACTAGTATCAGAATTTATGTTCGTACGATCAAGAAGTTGTTTCTGGATTTGAACAATACCTCTTTTCTCACATGTCTCTCTTACATTGGCAAGAAAGCAACTAGCTTTAAATTCACTTCTAATGGTTTCATAGACTCTTCTAGAAATAGTTGTCTTACCTATGCCACCCATTCCACATATGCCAATGAAGCGAACATCATTCCCCCCAAGACCAATGTGTCTAACAACTTGTTCCAACCTTGAATCAATCCCTACTAGATTCTTCATAGAAGATGGTAATTTCATAATCAATCTTTCATGTATATGTTGAGCAATACTTTCAACGAGTATGGCCTCGTTCCTATACAAGAAAGCATTTTTTGTGTCAAGTTTGGCaataatgaaaaacaaaatgaagtaACAATAACCTTTCTTATAGAAAAAGAACTTCTAAGAATAGGAAAACAAAATCCTAAGGAGAATAATATAAGTGTTCCAAAATTTCTATTCTTGCTGAAATTGTTTAATAGTTTCCACTGCACATCTATTTaactatctatctatctattagAATACAAAAAATTTGATATCAAAGTTGTGGAGAGGTAAATTCTTGATAACTAAGATGATATCTAAATTTTCCAAAATATTAATAGCAAATTAGTAAACCTGTCATTCTAATATTCTTTCCAACTCAATATCATTCTTCCTCCTCTAAACAATTATGTTACATCGTCTCTTAGATGTAAACAGATAGCATCACACCTTAAATGTAAACGAATTCATTACGACATTGGTTAATGGTTAATTGTTAGCTATAgaagttgattttttttttttttttataagggCTATAGAAGTCGGATATAACCTCATTAGTTGATAGAAGTATAAAACCGGCGATTGGAATATGACTATACGTGTAAGTTTTAAAACTACTATAATCTGAAAGATATTTGATTTAGAACAGATCCAAATTATACAGCAAACAGCTCCGAGATTTAGATTTTGCTCACATCATAAAAGAAAGATGACAGTCTATATTCATATTTATGGCACGTAATATAGGACAGCAAAACAAATGAGTTTAATAGTGAGATGATAACTTACTTGAATTGTTCAGAGTCCCAATTTGAATAACTGGCAACTTGTTTTAACGCGTTTCTCCATCTTCTAACTCTGTCACTCTCTTGTCCAAATCTTAGTTCATGTTTCTTGAAAGCTTCTTCAAAGGCTCCAATTTGATGCCTGACGTCACAAGGCTTGACATGATAGAACACTGCCACAATCTGCAGCCCCAGGTTGTTGTTGCACTCAACAATCTTCTGGAGCTCATCCAAGCACCATGTGGATGAAGCATAGTTTGGTGAGAGAACTATCACACCAAACATAGACTCTTCAATTGCTTTGAGGAGTTCATGGGAAATAAGATCGCCTTTTGGAAGGTTCTTGTCATCAATGTAAGTTGTGATTCCCCTGTTGACGAGTGCGGCATAGAGATGACTAGTGAATCCCTTGCGAGTGTCTTTTCCCCtgaaactcaagaacaccttatAGGTGCATGGTCGTGGCATTAATGAGCTAGAAGAGGCTTCATCGCCTACAAAGGACGCCATACGTTTCAAGCTTGAAAAACTGTGTCTCAAACAAGTCAATAGCAGAGTGGTGGTTGAGTAATGATTTTATTATCCTACTTGTGTGAATCAAGAAAGGAAAGTGGAAGCTACTGGGTTGTGGCTTAGGCTCCACGAGATCCGAGTACTAAAAACTATTAAGTAAACATGCATGAGGCACCACCTTTCATAAAAGGAAGTGTGGAAGAGATATTTTCCTTTGCGAATTATACTATTCATGTTGTGAAAAGGAGGAAGGAAATTTTGTATAGAAAGTGCGCTCGACTATGCAAATAAAGCGCCTAGAAATTAATAAAGTAAATGAAGCCTACATGTCGAATATGTGGTTCATTGttgtaaataattaaacaaaatggGGAATTGGTTCTTGCCTGGAAAGTATCGATGTATCATATATGAAATCAAATGTGATGTTGATATGTGTATTGAAATAACTAATTAATCTGTTGCCAatgattataatatattaatatgttGTCTTTTGTGATATTTAAACAACACAACTTAAGAAAATGATCTTTCGCAGAAACTAATAAGAAAACTACTTTAATAGGATGATTCaattagtaaataaattaagcactaatataaaagaaatacaaaatatatattataaataaattagtgTACTATTTTTGAGATTTAAAATATGTCCAAGCGCTTCACTAGTTTTGTTTTTGCTGAAGTGTTAACATTTTTCTCTGAGTTAGTTGCTTTTCCATTTTGCTCAAATCTTGAATGTCTTGCTTACATGGAGGTTATTCTTTATCAGTAATCGCATGTCAAAACACTTGGAAACTTAGAAGAATGCAATTAAATTAACATTAATGCTCCACTTGGCCTGCAGATTTTCCCCTTCCCTCTGTAATGAACATAAATCTGATTTGTTATGCTTGACAAACCTCACTTCATGCTAATGCAACAGAAGTTAAAAAACATCATCAAGCTCTAGCTGCATCTTCATAACACCTCTCTCAGACTCTCACCCATAAAAAGCAATTCCCTATAACCTCATTGCATCAAATTACACCATGAAACCCAGTTTAAAAGTCTTTCCAAAAACATTCAAACCAAAAAGTCGAAAACCCACCGCACATGAACACAAACACAGCCTCCAAATGCTCACATTACAGAAACTCTCCTACATGGCAATATAAGTTGGTTGCCTATGACACGATGTTACGTGACAATTAATGTACCTCAGTTTTTTTATCTTCATTATTTGGTCACCTAAAAAGGAACTAAGTTGATTCATATAGTTCAAAACAAACTGGGAGATTAATCGGGAATAGATTctctcaattgttaaaaaaaattgagagtatAAAGTGTGATGTCTAACTTTTTATTGTtctatttttcatatttattcttagtcccacttataaaattaatgataaaagatcacactttagtctctcaattgttaaaaaaaattgagagaatctATTCCCAGATTAATCATTACATAAAAATTAAGAGACCAATTTAATTGTTTTGTAAACGCTTGAGCCCGACAATATGTTTTCAATATTTTGTTGCCGAGGCATAGAGTGAGATTTTGACAAGCATAAGAAGACACATTCAAATTTGCCGAGGCATAAAGTGAAATTAactgttaatatttttttttgaccCATTCTGTCAGATAATATCTCAGGTGTtgcaaatttaaaagaatgttagaaaatgtttaatttaaaaatacaataaatatgtttgttttgtaccttttcatctaatataattatttttaagtaaaGAAACTCTTCTTCATTTGTGAGTGTTAATGTTTCCTATAAATGAACTACGCTAACTTTGATAAATCAATTGTCTGTTTGTTTGGTGATATTGTCCAAAGGATGATGCTCCATTGAGTAAATTTGAGATATTGTGTAGtgcgaaaataatttttttttgctaaatttgatgttatttGAAGAAATAGTTATGGGAGACTTATATAAGATTACAAGTAGTTCAAATAGTatggaatttaaatatttgtaacgtaaaatttattataattaatagatTATTATGGCATTTGTAATATGAATGTTTATTACATTTAATGAGTTATTTAtagatattaataaattaattattggggttataaatttattatattgataatagtaaaatataataaatatatacattaatTTTTGTAGGTTACAAATTTggttatattattaatttctaattattgtcATTAGTAATTGTGCAgcctaatttatatttttattacttgtatatttttgtgtatattttacatttttgCTGATTTGGAAATTGTAATATCCCaaggtttttttttaaaacattttagaTTTATCCTCTAACTTTATCAAAATACTCATTCTACCCTTATCCCTTTTATCAAACCCTAACTCTAATCTCAAAATAAAACTCACACCCTCCCTCctacacacatacacacacatttc from Arachis duranensis cultivar V14167 chromosome 4, aradu.V14167.gnm2.J7QH, whole genome shotgun sequence encodes:
- the LOC107485884 gene encoding TMV resistance protein N-like isoform X2, translated to MASFVGDEASSSSLMPRPCTYKVFLSFRGKDTRKGFTSHLYAALVNRGITTYIDDKNLPKGDLISHELLKAIEESMFGVIVLSPNYASSTWCLDELQKIVECNNNLGLQIVAVFYHVKPCDVRHQIGAFEEAFKKHELRFGQESDRVRRWRNALKQVASYSNWDSEQFKNEAILVESIAQHIHERLIMKLPSSMKNLVGIDSRLEQVVRHIGLGGNDVRFIGICGMGGIGKTTISRRVYETIRSEFKASCFLANVRETCEKRGIVQIQKQLLDRTNINSDTSFHDEFEGKAIICDSLCHKKVLLVLDDVDDGGLLENLAGEQDWFGPGSRIIITTRDKHVLEVHGAVNRICKVEGLEQNEALELFCLKAFKRPKPEEGYMDLSKEVVEYCDGLPLALVVLGSHLCGQTIDVWRSAIEKIKSFPHDKIFNTLKISYDGLDHSEKNIFLDIACFFKGREKDYATNILRRCGYHAEASISALINKSLLSIINDDKYADMLGMHDLLQDMGKHIVIQESRDDPSRRSRLWSYTDVDLVLAQNKENEATHSIVLYNMYSEIERNWGDLDIRDLSFSNMFKLKLLILDGVKVPILCNIPCTLKVLHWKGCPMETLPFTDGRYELVEIDLSYSKIVQLWDGKKVLKLLQHLNLSFCDKLKQTPDLSGAPNLKTLNLHRCEELNYIHPSLAHHKSLVELNLMNCIEELPTTPGRLGGVSELDLSGCRKLTSLPLSLACFVGLKKLELSRFVELSCVPYSTHGLESLTAYDKSDNPNIVGLLCSLSRLTSLSTLKLYRCFPTSRKEWNLYYNLGHLTSLTDLDLSRNYFLRVPISIHELPRLTRLNLNDCRFLKVLPELPSSLRELQAQRCHSLDASNVNDAISKACCGFAESASQDREDVLQMLIPGKEIPAWFEHQEQDDGVSVSFPHNCPSTEIITLALCFLLDGFTFLQEQPSVVCNGKEFINTSLLKMSPGTSSKQLFIVCLNGFCFSEQLCQDNRFQMLVPSCGYFNNIRVLRSGACWVIKQDSEGFKKRKSKTGKRKATLELEIDMMSHSSPSRNKMLVVAPPLNELEE